Proteins found in one Lagopus muta isolate bLagMut1 chromosome 18, bLagMut1 primary, whole genome shotgun sequence genomic segment:
- the NPB gene encoding neuropeptide B, whose amino-acid sequence MMRATRCLVLAVAVALLCRPAASWYRQAAAPLSYPVGRASGLLSGLHRLPYSRRSDSEVAAQRRPAALHVGLAAPLRTMVPCVTDVNPKLRSCRLLPGVPGALQCRAAVTVSLVSTECAGV is encoded by the exons ATGATGCGCGCCACCCGCTGCCTGGTTCTGGCCGTAGCCGTGGCGCTGCTCTGCCGCCCCGCCGCATCCTGGTACCGGCAGGCGGCCGCGCCCCTCTCCTACCCGGTGGGCAGAGCCTCGGGACTGCTTTCCGGTCTCCACCGCTTGCCCTACAGCCGCCGCTCCGACAGCGAAGTTGCTGCCCAgcgccgccccgcagcgctcCATGTCGGACTCGCTGCTCCGCTCCGCACCATG GTGCCGTGTGTGACAGATGTGAACCCCAAGCTACGGAGCTGCCGGCTGCTGCCGGGGGTCCCCGGTGCTctccagtgcagagcagctgtgacTGTGTCCTTGGTCTCCACGGAGTGTGCAGGCGTCTGA